A stretch of the Desulforamulus ferrireducens genome encodes the following:
- a CDS encoding TetR/AcrR family transcriptional regulator translates to MTTREKIIWGFRKLAEEKGFYYATVDELAALNNMSKRTIYRYFKSKEEIIEAVMEKLLKETEVEVFAALDKLDNPIDKMTMFVQIVSQRLRELTPVLIRDLPIHYPQIWDKVEQFRTDKLIFLTQIMVEGSKQGYLKEINHTVVSASLLATVRAVVNPIFMMENNLSPEETFKTVMHTFLYGIVAEDKKVHSQ, encoded by the coding sequence GTGACTACCAGAGAAAAAATAATATGGGGTTTTCGTAAGTTAGCAGAGGAGAAGGGTTTCTATTATGCCACCGTGGATGAATTGGCGGCTCTTAATAACATGAGTAAGCGTACCATTTATCGCTATTTTAAAAGTAAAGAGGAAATCATCGAGGCGGTTATGGAAAAACTCTTAAAAGAGACCGAAGTGGAAGTATTTGCTGCCCTGGATAAGCTGGACAATCCCATCGATAAAATGACCATGTTTGTTCAGATTGTTAGCCAAAGACTGAGGGAATTAACACCGGTATTAATAAGGGATTTACCTATACACTATCCCCAAATCTGGGATAAGGTAGAACAGTTTCGCACGGACAAACTTATCTTTCTCACCCAGATTATGGTGGAAGGTAGTAAACAGGGTTATTTAAAGGAGATCAATCACACCGTGGTGTCCGCTTCCCTGCTAGCCACCGTAAGGGCAGTGGTTAACCCAATTTTTATGATGGAGAATAACTTAAGTCCGGAGGAAACCTTTAAAACGGTAATGCATACCTTTCTCTACGGCATTGTGGCTGAAGATAAGAAGGTTCACTCCCAATAG